Part of the Stackebrandtia endophytica genome is shown below.
CGCCGGAAAATGGTCCGTCGCCATCCTGGCCGCCACCCTGTCGGAACCGGTCCGCTACACCGAGTTGGAACAGGCGATGCCCGGCATCAGTCGCCGCATGCTGACCCTGACGCTGCGAAACCTGGAACGCGACGGCCTATTGACCCGCACGGTCTACCCGACGATCCCTCCCCGCGTCGAGTACCTGGCCACCGACAGCGCGCGGGAACTGTTCACGCACCTGGATGGACTCACCGATTGGGCCAGACGTCACCAACCCGACATCATCCAAGCCGTCGAGGAGTTCACCGCTTCGCAGCAGTGACAAGCGGGTTCAGGACCGGCGCATCGCCGACCGCAGCCTCACCCACAGCGGATCGGCCTCGCTCAATCCCGACACCAACCGAATGACCCCACCCATTTGGCCGACGCCGCAAGCCAGGCTCAACAGCCCCAGGACACCGATGACCAACCCGAGGCCGGCGGTGGGATCGCGGAACAGCCACGCGACCCCCGCGATTCCGAACAGGAACACGAAGGTCGCCGTCGTGATACGCGCTAGTACCGGCGGCTCGGTATTGACCGTGCGAGCTTGCACCCACCCGGCGGCCACCCTCGGGCGATGTCCGAGAACATACGGCGCGCGAAGCCACCACGCGGCGGCCCGGACCAGGTCACGGCCACTGCGCCACAACATCCACAACACGACCGAGCCTCCGATCGCCAACACCCAGAAGACGGCCGTGATCAAGATGTCCGACGGCAACACCCGAACACCGGGTGACAGCATCGCCGTGATCATTCCACCGCCGACGAACCACCCGAAGACCGCCGACACATAGGCGCCCACCCCAACCACCACCGCGACCACCGTTCATAATCGGCGCGCAGCGTCGAGGCGGCTCGATCGGCATCGGTGAGGTCGGCCGCAGCACTGTCCGCGGTCGCCAGCCACCCACGTGAATCGGCCGAGATCAATGCGAATGCCATGGAAGCAGGCTACGACTTCGGGAGAACATCCGACACG
Proteins encoded:
- a CDS encoding winged helix-turn-helix transcriptional regulator; the encoded protein is MSVDEATAQSQACPIVQVIDRVAGKWSVAILAATLSEPVRYTELEQAMPGISRRMLTLTLRNLERDGLLTRTVYPTIPPRVEYLATDSARELFTHLDGLTDWARRHQPDIIQAVEEFTASQQ